From Bacteroidales bacterium, the proteins below share one genomic window:
- a CDS encoding YraN family protein, protein MATHNDLGKNGENIAANYLLKSGYDILARNWRYNRDEIDIIAKSGEWLVIVEVKTRTSAWFGEPEMAVTPLKQRSMVRAAEGYIKEQDYKGETRFDVIGILFDKEKVSLNHIRDAFLPW, encoded by the coding sequence ATGGCAACACATAATGACCTTGGAAAAAACGGCGAAAATATCGCTGCGAATTATCTTTTGAAATCAGGCTACGATATCCTGGCCCGCAATTGGCGTTATAACCGCGATGAAATCGATATCATTGCAAAATCAGGTGAATGGCTGGTTATTGTTGAAGTAAAAACACGGACTTCTGCCTGGTTCGGGGAGCCCGAAATGGCTGTAACCCCTTTGAAACAGCGATCCATGGTGAGAGCTGCAGAAGGTTATATAAAAGAACAGGATTATAAGGGAGAAACCCGCTTTGATGTGATTGGGATTCTGTTTGATAAGGAAAAAGTTTCTTTGAACCATATTCGGGATGCATTCTTACCCTGGTAA
- a CDS encoding LD-carboxypeptidase — MISPPYLKSGDKIAIVAPARKVSPAEIEPAIKIFRDWGLQVVTGPHLFGDHHQYSGIDAERTADMQMMLDDPEIRAIFPARGGYGTLRIIDQLDFSKFCISPKWIVGFSDATVFHSHIHTQFGIETLHAAMPFSYGTDGADSYNLSTLKKALFGEEMQFSLPAMEQNRYGEAEGILVGGNLSILYALNGSASDLNTEGKILFIEDLDEYLYHIDRMMLNLKRSGKLHSLAGLIVGGMSKMNDNAVPFGKTAENIIREAVAEYDYPVCFGFPAGHVPDNRALIMGKTVNMVVGENGSSITFSNAATFSKGTKLPRIIKPLLIFLAFFVFIYLLYSLLIPVIQ, encoded by the coding sequence ATGATCAGCCCACCCTATCTCAAGTCAGGCGATAAGATTGCCATTGTGGCACCTGCCCGAAAGGTCAGCCCTGCCGAGATAGAGCCTGCTATTAAGATATTCAGGGATTGGGGGTTACAGGTGGTTACAGGACCACACCTGTTTGGCGATCATCATCAGTATTCCGGGATAGATGCAGAACGGACCGCTGATATGCAAATGATGCTTGACGACCCGGAAATCAGGGCCATATTCCCGGCAAGGGGTGGTTATGGTACGCTCAGGATCATTGATCAGCTTGACTTCAGCAAATTCTGCATCAGCCCTAAGTGGATCGTGGGTTTTTCTGATGCTACAGTGTTTCACTCTCACATTCATACCCAATTCGGGATTGAAACGCTGCATGCAGCCATGCCATTCTCCTATGGCACTGACGGCGCTGATAGCTACAACCTTTCCACCCTTAAAAAAGCACTTTTTGGAGAGGAAATGCAATTTTCGCTTCCGGCTATGGAGCAAAACAGATACGGGGAAGCTGAAGGAATACTGGTAGGAGGAAATCTTTCCATTCTTTATGCCCTGAATGGTTCCGCTTCCGATCTGAATACCGAAGGAAAAATCCTTTTCATTGAGGATCTTGATGAATACCTTTATCATATCGACCGGATGATGTTAAACCTGAAACGATCCGGCAAACTGCATTCACTTGCAGGACTAATCGTTGGCGGGATGTCGAAAATGAACGACAATGCTGTTCCATTTGGAAAAACCGCCGAAAACATCATCAGGGAAGCAGTTGCTGAATATGATTACCCTGTTTGTTTTGGATTTCCTGCAGGCCATGTTCCTGATAACCGGGCACTCATAATGGGAAAGACCGTTAATATGGTTGTTGGCGAAAACGGTTCATCCATTACTTTTTCAAATGCTGCAACCTTCAGCAAGGGAACAAAACTACCCCGGATCATAAAACCTCTTTTAATATTTCTTGCATTCTTTGTATTTATCTATCTGCTTTATTCACTTTTAATTCCTGTTATTCAATAG